The Haemorhous mexicanus isolate bHaeMex1 chromosome 6, bHaeMex1.pri, whole genome shotgun sequence genome includes the window tggtcgAACCTGGTAGTCTTTGAGTTGATGtccatcttcctttctcaagctgcaTGTTTCCTTTTTATATATTCTAAAGCTATAGTTTCAAAACTATAAGCAATAGTTACTTACtacaagcaatattctaaaattatacttcaaaaggTTATTATTGCAAAACTCTTTAAGGCTTACCTACAAGCAGAAAGTTCCTGTCAAAAAGCAGCATCCTTAaagctttaattcaaatgctcctaaatcaacTTAAGACTTACAAGGTTAATTGCAAACAAAGGAtaggttcaaaggccttcttccatgctttatttttctcagttatTATTAGAATTCATCTTTACAACTGTCCCATGGTCAGTTTCCACACATATTACAATCACAAATACACATATTGCCTGTATGTACCtgacacaaaacacagctttgtatttcacacaCATGAGCAATGCCAAAATCTCCAGTAAAATTCCACCAGCTCAGTACATTGCAGTGTATGATGTAATTAAgagatatttataaataaaacattttcatacTAGAAAAACTGGCTGCTGTATTATTAGGAAAGGGAGTTTTCTTACCAATAGTTGTATTGATCTCACTTTCAGGGAGAGGAATGGATTGGAAATCCTTTttctaagcagaaaaaaaaaagaaaatcacctCCAGCTTGCTATAAGGTAAAAGATGCAGGTACAAAAGGAAGCTGTGCCGCGTATCTGACAGCAGtagcttttatattttgcattttgtaattagatagatagatgggtaggtaggtaggtaggtaggtagatagatagatggatagatagatagatatctTTTAGATATCTGTGTGCAAACTGCAGATTTCTAGACATAACTGGCACTGTGTTCTGGGCTACAGCCCCCCCCACTCCCCAGACAAGCATCACTTCACCCCACAGAACAGAGAATAAACCTCAATTCACAGGATCCTAAGCATTACCATGATTGGGAGCAGGAAAGAAGAAACCCATCAGACTTTAAAAGTCATTTGATTTCAAGATGTGGCTGTGCCATTTTAATCTCTTTAATCTTTTCCTGGTGCAACACTCTTAACATTGTTCCTGTCAAGTGGGAGCTAAATGGTGACACTGTGCATGTTCTCACCCAAGCCCTGACCACTTAGGAACATGACAGCTGATGCTGATGGGTGCCTGAAGATCCCACCAAGACTTTGGCATCTCTGGAAATAGGAGTCTGGGCATGGAGTGAACTCCAGAACTGCAGGCTTGCATGTGGCACAGAGCACTCCTTGGAGAATGCTCTGGAGAATGAGGTTTCTGTGATTTGCAGCAGTCTCCAAAACCAATTCCATGGTGAATCTGACCACAGCATCCATCCCCTCAACCTGTAACCTTTGGGATTTTATACCCATCCTGTAGTGTCTCTGTAGCTTTTCTCCaaacctgccctgcagcaggatctCTGAATACCTgtgagagaggagaaaacagcAGTGCAGGTGCTTCACTCCCATCCCTATCTACCAAAATGGTGTGAGAGGCTGGTTTGAATTGTATCAAGCACCAAACTAACCCTGTGCAGTGAGGAATGGTGAAGCTGTCATTCCTGAACAGCACTAGTGTGCCATGAATAACTCAGCTGGATTCACAAGGTGCTGGGTATGGGTTCAGACGTATCTGAATCAATTCAAGACTGCTTATCCCTTAAATAGAACCAACACTGGATCACATGCAGAAATTTCCTTATTTGGGAGGGGAACTTTGCTCCAAACCCTTTTGGTTTTACTCATTCCACTTAGGAGGAAGAAaccaaaagtatttttaatttgtccTTTCCTAGGCTCCAGGATAGTTTTCCCTATGCTGTAAGTTGTCATACCCATGAAAATAGTATCATCTGCAGGTCTTCATTTTGTCCCAATGTATAAATTATTCTTGGAAGGATGGGAGTGGCGATGACAACACACTTCTTTTGAGGATCTCACAGCCAATCAGTCACTCCCTTCTCCCCCTCTGAAATGCAGAATGGTGTTAGCACTGTGGTGTTAGTGCAATAGTCACCTTGTGTGGAGTCAGAAAGTGCAGTATGATTGTTTCTGCCTCAATAAACATGGCTTTCTTGGATGTTTAGGCACAGCCAAACTCCCCTGCTGTGATGCCAGCTTAGGACTGGCTGCATTTACCAGTGAGATCCAAGCCCTTGGAGACACACAGAGATTCAGACACATTAAACTCTCTTTCAGCTGGAGGAAAACCACCGTTGGTCAAtgcatttaatatttatattacagCAGTATCCAAATGCCCCAGATAGTGCAACAGTGAGGTATTTAatgtgcagctctctgctgggacTATTGTGTTATCTTAGCTACTCCTTTTTACAAAATAAAGCTGCTCACTGATCAGCCTCTTCATTCCTCTCACACCAAAAAGCAGTGGGAGGAAATtgcctgctctgcctgtctgttttttccccatgaatCTGCTTCTTTTTACAATTTTCTGCATCCTGAAATGACAGGGAGACATCCCACCTCATCTTTGATGAGGGATGGTAAAACTAGAGAAGGATTTCACACACAGGATAAAGCCAAATTCTTTTCAACCAGGTCTATCAGCCCCACATTCCTACCAGTACCAGGAGGCTCCCAAGCTCTCTCCATGCCCAAGTTCAAGTCAAAGGACACCTGCACCACCACGAGGACTTGGAGGAGAAATTCATGCTCAAAACAGATCACAAGAATGAATTCCTGCTGTTGCTGAAGCTTTCATTTTTTACCTTCTCCTTCTTGTTCCTATATAACTTGTGTGTGCCCCCCAAAAAAGAGACTCCTGTTTATAGAGCACCTGAGAAGTAGATGTAGGGAAGAATATTCTTTGATGATCAGATTATCATTAGTACataaatgatgtgcagtggcaTAAAAAAGTACATCAAATGATGGGGTTTTAGTCATGCCACTAATGCAGAACAGAGCAAACTACTCAgataattacaaaataaaaccaaagcaacCCCGGCAACAGTGACAAGTTACTCAGCACTCACTGCAGGGGGCAACAGACACCTCTGCACAGACACTCACCCTAAGTTTATTCTGCACCACCCTGGCTCTTAGAGGACACTGCTAAACCACACAAAATGTCTGGCTGATATTCCCACTGAGGGAGGCCCAAAGCCAGGAGTCCCTGGATTTCAGGCATCACTTTGTGACACCCACCCCAAAGGCTGGGAATcaccccaggcaccagcacaggctgggggctgaccAGGGGAAAACAGCTTTGCAGAGGGAGTCCCGGTGGACTCAGAGTTGAacaaatttcaatattttaatactTGAACTAAAGATTTCATGTCCCTCTTGGTTTTAATGGTCCTCTTTGTGGACTGGCCAGCAAATCTGGGcatgacacagcagcagcagggggagAAATGCCAAAGTTCAAGGAGCAGCCACTGTTCGACAACCAGCAGGAGAGAGCTCAGCAGTCAGCACAGCCAGACTCAGAAAATGCAAACCTTACAGGAATTAAATCATGTTCTGGTTGATCTTTACAAAAAGAAAGTTACACATTTAAAACACAAGGACTCATTGCTTAGGCTGCttctagaagagaaaaaagaagtatAATCTAGACAAAGTGTTCAAGGCTATCAAAAAAGAAATAGTAAAAATGATTGCTTGAAGATTAGACACACAAAATACAGAGCTTCTTTTTGCACTTAACAGAAAAGGAGAGTATGCAGGCCATACAGCAATGAAACAAGTTTTAAAGTACCACCATCAAAAAAGAGACATTGACAATataatagagaaaaaatactGCCATCAGGATGATTTAAGCATAAGGAATCTATCATCTAGTCCAACAAAAGATACCTCTCTGCTACAAACCTTCCCCCAATTTATACTGAGTCAGTGCTTTAAAACTTTTTCACCAGAAATGAGCCTGAGTTTGACAAatggtgctgcagcagtggaAAAAGTCATTGTGCAGGAATTGCTGTCTTACAGTGTCTGTTTTTAATCAggtgggaaataaaaataaggaagtCTACTTGGAACCTGCTGAGTCTCTGGATGGGAAGGAAGCATGAATGCACATCCCATGAAAACAACTGGAGTCCTATCCAGCTGTAAATACCAATAAATCACCACACACTCCACATTCTTCTTTTTCgaaatttttatttatcaaaGATTTCTGTATTTAGAGTGATGGGGGAGATCCCAGGACACATTCATAGCTACAATAAGCTCAACCAAAAGGTACATTGTGGATTACATCAGGGATTTGGAACAACACCCTTGTTGTGACTGGTgaactggtgtcactggtgtcaCGAGCACAAGTGAGGGTCCTCAGGAAGAGGATATGCCATTGGCAATGGACACAACTCTGGCAGGGAtatgccagcagctccagaagaagaaaaaggaggatCTGGCATCTCACCTGACTGAGAGGGTCCCCAGGTACCAGAGATGTCCCAAGGTCTGTCTCCACCACGGAGCAGAGCAATGTAAGTATTTCAGAATTTGACCCCTCACACCTACAGATGGAGCAGGTATAATTCATGCTATATAAATACACACCTATGCTGTGCATTGGCATTTATGGAAAGAAAGTTCTGCAAGATTTTAGTACTCTTAGGTGGAAGCTTGAAGGGTTTACatcaacaaaacccaaaagctaACTAGGTGGAAAAGTCAACTACATGTGCCATTTCAACTCCTTAGCATTTTATAATTGATTTTGAGTATACCAATAAATACTCAGTGCAAAGCACATGCTCACTTAAAATCCTAAGCATGGATAATGTATGAGGAAAATCCAAAAAGAAGCTATCACATGTTGTCTACATGCTCAcggaaatatatatattaaaaaaaaaaaagataagtgTTTCTCACTTAGAgcaatattttggttttggcttaAGAAATGTAGATGCTTTCTCCCAAAATAACAGCACTTGACAAGGTTATATCATTGgctggtaggaaaaaaaaagaaggtacAGTGATGGGAACAAAGTGTTTACATGACTTGAACCTGAACATTTCCATATTCATCACAAAGACTGCAGCAAGGTACACTTATGATCCAACACTTCTTGTGTTGAGGGCAAAGCCACTGCTTGGTTTGTGACACGGAGGATCCAAAGCGAAACAAAtcaaaacccacagaaatgccaacttaaaaaaaaaagagagtttatgggacaggaaaaaaatgacagtttcCAGCAGAAAAGCTGTAGTGTTCCTTCTCCTTCACATCACCCAGTGGAGTTTGCCCAGGTTCTCCACAAGGTAATATGATTTCACTAGAGCTGACCTTCCCCATGAGCAGGGGGACAGATGAAAACACCCACTAAGGGGTAACAacacacagaacagaacagacAGAATCTTGGGAAACAACTTAAAATTACACAGGAATGTTTCTGCCTATGGACTGGAGCTGAAAATATGCTATATAGAAAAGAGTTAATGGTTTTGTGTAACTTCATTTTGAAAGGACAGCTTACAAATCAGGATTATTACAGGAGCATCCACAACATGGCCATTACCGAAGCAATACTGAAGGCTGCTTTGTTAACCCCAGTAATTGCACTCTCATTGCACAGGTCGTGTTGGCAGCAAAAGAATTCAAAATTATCCAACAGGAAGGAATCAGCAATTTCATTCACACTGCACTGGGATGTCTTCCAGCAGGAGAAAGTTC containing:
- the CD59 gene encoding CD59 glycoprotein isoform X2; this encodes MTKMNCSLLTTCIVLIAFCGSGYALRCYHCDNSPTLCRTNSTCLTTEDTCLQLKFGKLRTFSCWKTSQCSVNEIADSFLLDNFEFFCCQHDLCNESAITGVNKAAFSIASVMAMLWMLL